CTTTATGCCACAGCCTTGGGACACTCGATCCACGGCAAAAGCACAGTGGGGGTTAACATGTTCTGCTACTGCCCACACGTGCACCTCTTGGGGACGGAGTAGCGGCATGATGgtgtgtagcgctataataaacagACTTTATGGAAGTCCGTTTTAGCTACTTTCTGTGTGGATTAACACCACCAATAAAGCTCTTTTCTCAGGGGTAAgtcctcgcagcggggtggaggcagggtgtagtgcaactgtaactgtgtgcaatgcacaagagattgggcaccagtagttttattttgcttaaacaataaactgagtttattaaccaaaaccagagttcacaatggagcatggaacatagagTAACACATAGATCAATCAATATAACAAGGTATACTCATTGTATTAAACATAGAATGACTCTCCGCAAAATAAAGAATACACGTAGAGAGCTAGGCAGCTTGtcagaaggtatttccccaatcttcaggattaccttaggtgGATCTCAGAAGACTACATACTTCCCTGAgcctaacacttaggccctactatggggtcagtaatacccgggatcttaatccctctaatatcctcgtctgagctgctcaactatataccctatctatcactcctagagtgatctattaaaggatTCAACTATCACTTcctatactcaggctgagttccaccacccctaacctctgtggcctaacagaggaaaggttcagcagcaatggccctGACCTCATGGTTTtcaagccttttatattatgccacagtgccatctagcatccactgtgagaactgcagggattacataagcacaaggcatatctagtataggtcaatctaaaaacaactggacttgctgagtaatcaatgaagacgtttcactactcatccgagcagcttcttcagttcaactgactggtgtgggaaattctcggcatataaactcttccactaatccatttacaatggcacattgtaactcttcaaagaggtgacatctgaagaaactcacagaggtgttgattctgtgtagttgtgataggattatccaatgtgtcatgcaactcctagatacaggtgttacttgtgagagttgcatgaatggatgtgtgaagtgttctgaatccgccggggtacagatgttagaacagcattgtatgtagcagacaggtggtgtcgaaggcccccacctctgttcagagatggtctctccaccttgacatgaatcatcctctttcacgcctcgttcaaaccagcggtcttctttatccaagatttggaccttgctgtcttcaaaggagtgtcccttgtcttttaagtgtagaaagacagctgagttttgccctgtagagttctccctcctgtgctgagccattcgcttggagagcagttgttttgtctccccaatgtatagatctgtgcactcctcgctacactggactccgtataccacattgctttgtttttcttttggtgtttgatcctttgggtgtaccagtttttgtctcagtgtgttgctaggtttgaaaaacacagggacatggtgtttgttgaaaatcctcctgagtttctctgacactccagctacatatgggatgactatgtttcgcctactatgtgtctccgggcggttatttctattggtgttcctgttgggcttggttgctgctgttttgacaaaggcccagtctgggtagccacacgctttcaaagctcctctgagatgtttttgctctttgtctttggactctgtatcagttgccacacattctgcccggtggtgcagggttcgaatgacacccagtttgtgttccagtggatgatgggaatcaaacaacagatattgatccgtatgagtgggtttcctgtatacttccgtcttcaagttacccccctcttggatacatatcaaacagtccaaaaaagcaagtttgttctcatggacatcttcccttgtgaacttgatgttattgtccactgagttaatgtgttctgtgaaggccgccacttcattggatctgattgtaacccaagtatcatccacatacctgaaccagtgagttggtgtagttccctggaaagtaagtaaggccctcctttccacttcctccatgtacaagtttgctacaatgggagagactggagaacctattgcacagccatgtttctgtctataaaaaaggttcttgtacttgaagtatgtggtgttaaggcacaaatctagcaacaaacaaacttggttgggactgagcttcgttatgctgctgagggtgttatcatgttgcagtcgatttcttacagtctcaatcgcctctgtagtaggtatacatgtgaacaaagaagtgacatcatatgataccattgtttcttctgcctctagtgtaacgccgtgaatcttggttacaaactctttggcattctggatatgatgcactgtattgcctaccaacggggctaagatgttagccaagaattttgcaatgctgtatgtcactgaatttatgctgctgacaatgggtcttagtggggctccttccttgtgtatcttggggagtccgtataagcatggtgtggcttcccTGGGATACAGACGGTGGTATAAAAttcgatcaatggctttctccttttcaagttgttgtaggcaaccgatgacctttttcttgtaaccactggttgggtctttccctaagggttcatatgtattgctatcactgagcagagtggttatcttgcagtcatagtcagttgtgttgagcacaactgtgcatctccctttatctgctggcaggatagtgatgttcgggtccttactcagagagctgagtgctctcctctcttctgtagtaaagttagagggaggtgttctggcacttgacaaagcagctgacacttttagccggagttgttctgcttcttcatttttcaagttattatttttgatagcagactcggtggctgtgatgagttcaactactggtatgtgttgtggtgtcactgcatagtttaaccccttggctaacACATCCTTTTcaggatgagtagtgaaacgtcttcattgattactcagcaagtccagttgtttttagattgacctatactagatatactatgacctggatgaatgaaaatcttcatagtcataagcACAAGGCCctcataaggacccacttaggcgtcaaTATCACTAAGAATGTGCCTGTCAACAAAgcgtaagggtgtctaaattttcacatccctacaccccCTTTAAGTAGATAGGGGATACATATTGACATCTGATATATCCTAGAAAACTCATTTTATGTAGAAGTAAATAAGCCTGCATGGTCTTTCCTCCCTGTCCAGTCTCCATCCCAATTTACCCACCTCTACCCTATTCAACCCCCACTCCAATGTCAGTCTGGGGGAGGTGGGGCCCCCTGGAAAATCTGAAATAAAGCCCACCACTCTGGCCACCTCCATCACACTGTCACGCAGCCAACTCCCAACTTAGGGCCCACCACTCTGGCACACTATGCCCCAATGCATTTCAGCCTCCCTTCACAATCCACTGTACAACCTATCAAAATGCCCAGGCCAGTGAGGCCCAACAGGACCGGGCCCCATTTTTCTCATGGTGCCCCAGCAGGATTGTCTGACTGTACCCCAACCTATGCAAGAATCTTGGATCTTCTAAGgtcatattaaaaagtttgggaacccctcgtaattctttggagttttgtttatcatgggctgagctttcaaagtagcaacttccttttaatatataacatgccttatggaaatagTAGTATTTCGGCAGATACATAAAGCTTATtaatttaatagaaaatatgcaatatacatcataacaaaattagacaagtgcatacatttaggcaccccaacagagatatttacatcaatacttagttgagtctccttttgcaaatgtaacagcttctAGATGCTTCCTATAGCCTTTTATGAGGGTCttgattctggatggcagtatttttgaccattcgtccatacaaaatctctccagttcagttaaatttgatggctgcccagCATGGAccgcctgcttcaaatcatcccatagatttttgctgatattcaagtcgggggggactgtgacggccattacagaatattgtacttttcctTCTGCATAAAaagtagattttgaagtgtgtttagggtcattgtcttgttggaatatccaacacctgcataacttcaactttgtgactgatgcttgaacattatcctgaagaatttgttgaaattgggttgaattcattccACCCTTGATTTAACTTCTAATCTGTGTAGCATTTGTAGATTATTGCTTTACAGAGAACAGAACATTGACAGGCATTTGTCCAACCAACAAACACCTGGATAAAggggttaagttaactttttgtatgttataaaatcaCCAGTCCTTAGAAACTtttaaactggtcttcatttatttttcgcccattttttaatgatttgctgatttcttctgactcctgacagctctcaaaagggggtcactgaccacagtACCCAAAAgctattgctttgtgaggctacaattttattgataatctttactttgttttccttatctttctatctGGGTCCTCTCCCTCTCCTgatcatatttcagtctctctttgaaaccactgcctggttgctagggtaatagggtaaactctagcaaccatatagctgctgaagagctgctgaacaaaaagccaaataattaaaaaaaatacaagcaaCAAACTGCATATTGTCTCCGaattttactctctacatcaaactataaggtattttaaaggtgaacaactccttcaaTTGCTAAACCTTTTTGCCAGGCAGTACTGTAACAGCTATTTACTGAACCCACTGGAATCAGCTATCACCTCTACTGGCATAAAGGAATCAAAGCCTGGTCCTCTTTTCTCTAGATCATGGATAGACATGGTTTCCATAAGATGGCATGTGCATGTGTGGCCAAGAAAGGAAGACATATAACAGCCCCTGCTGGAACTCTTCCTCCTAAGGGTTTCCTAGTTCATCACAACATTTATATAATTACAAGATTCCTATATCAATTCTGCATCATCTTGGCTTCTCTCCTTCCCTTATTTATTTCTCATTccatttattggcctccttgtaccttataaatgtttcggctgtaccagctaacttgaaagccttaaaagcgctgagaacgggatccttttttgaatagaggcaccacattagcaattcgccagtctctcggcactatgccagatctcaatgaatcctgaaaaattaagtaaagaggtttggcaatcacagagctaagctcgctaagtaccctgggatgaataccatctggccctggacctttgttaatcttaacatgttctagtctcttttgaatttcttcatgtgtgaacgatgcatcattagttgtattactagaattgggactgtgaagaaggaaaccttcacttactgattcctcatttgtgtagacagatgaaaaatatgagttcagaatctgcgcttttttattttgttttcatcaaccagctgacccccctctgatgttaagggtcccaccccttcctgcttcatttttttactattaacatatttaaaaaataattttggatttttcttactgcttgctgcaatatccttttctatagcaattttagcttgccttatagcttctttgcatgatttattggcctccttgtaccttataaatgtttccgctgtaccagctaacttgaaagccttaaaagcacgtcttttcttacccacctcaacaccaacgcttctattgaaccaaaaaggttttgctttgcaacgacgttccttgcttacaagtggaatatactgacaagtatatttattaagcagcattttaaagacttcccatttttgttctgtgtttaaccctgagaaaagcatttcccacttaatatgttgcagagatgcccttattttcttccaatagacagcactccaaccGTCTAGTACTAAAACCGTCTTTACAAattctcttttttaaaatgttttatatcttGTTAAAATATGTGgtgacaccagggggcactgtgCTCTATGGTATTtaaggtcaggtggtggtggagtatttcatgcttgacaaagagtggagtgccgctCGAAACTTTGCATTTGTGCTGCTGTCCTATAagcaataaagacggttttaatactattggagtgctgtctattggaagaaAATATTTGTATGGTGGAGAACCTTTGTGAACAGGTCTCTGGACGTGCACCCAAGGACTAATTGGCCAAAACAGCAGGTGCGGTTTAATTGtaattgcagagatgcccttatactgtcaaagtttgcatgtctgaaatttagtgttttagttactcccttatagaattgcttctgcaacagaatctcaaaggagaccatgttatgatcactattccctaaatgctcccccacacaaatgttagagatgagttcagtattgttagttattacaaggtccaaaagagagttattcctagtaggtttttgaacgagctggaataaaaagttgtcattcagcatatttacaaacctactagcttttctgtcttagcaaccccattaccccagtcaatgtctggataattgaagtcacccatagcaaaaacttgacccagctgtgaagccgcttgtatctgcaagagtagctgggcttcatactcgacacttatacgaggtggtttatagcatacaccaatgataattctttttgttaccttttgcccagtcaaaatctctacccagagtgattctacaccctcaccagtgccagccttttgttatttctttagcgcatggctttaattcaggctttacatacaaacacactcctccaccctttttaatccctctgtccctcctaaaaagggtgtaaccatttaaattcacaatccagtcacatgtttcatcccaccaggtctcagtgataccaattatatcataatttttagagaatgcaattaattccaggtctcccattttacctgacaaactgcgtgcatttgccagcatacagcggaggttactacttttacttttgaaatttgcattacttagtgaagaattatacgttaagttagtattattctgttttccttgtaacagagggacctccttagctggtaaactgtatgccccccttactcctcccccatgaccccttactaaccccactgccccgtctaccctagcttccccataattctttatctcacccacccccctcttgcctagtttaaacactcctccaacctcttagccattctttcccctagcaccgcggacccccttccattgaggtgcaaaccgtcacgactgtataggttgtaccccaatgaaaaatcagcccagtgctctaggaacccaaacccttccttcctgtaccaagacttgagccacgcatttagctccctaaactcccgctgttttcctaaacttgcacgtggcacaggcaaaatttcagaaaagatgacattggaagacctttccttgatcttagagcctagatccctgaaatcattctttaaggtcttccatctaccatttattttgtcattagtaccgatatgcactaacacagctgggtcatgcccagccccacccaataatttgtctatctgatcaaccacatgccgaaccctggcaccaggtagacagcaaactgttcggttgtagcgatccggacgacaaattaccctatccactttcctaataattgagtcccctacaaccacaatctgcttaggcctgactctactctcctccccaccactactagagaaactggtctcccggctgttagagagatcagccccatctagaattgccaatccagagttcatgctcccatcatcttcacacaatctggcaaatttgttgcgatgtataatctctggatcagcctccattttccttttgcccaccttagattttctaactgtcacccagctagctgcctcaatatcctgctgctgttctgttccccccaaactatctgaccccgctaggtcctgctcagtgagcaaaagactcctttcaagattgtcaatcgaccgcaatgttgcaatttgttgctctagtgctctaacgtgagcctccaaagtggcaatttgctcacaaccaccacagaggtaagcattttggatctcttgttccaaatctgcatacatatggcagactgtgcactgagtcagaccttcaatcttgctagcactcattatcccagttacagatcaaaacaggaaaaaatgaaaataaatatataaaataaaaatgagggtttagaacaaacttttgacctagtttgaacctcctttagttttcaactccggtgtttgtaactccacatACAGATCCCCCTCTTAACGAGCAAACactaagagaagctaacactagagcaagctccactggagtgccaggggttctatttatacagtctattCAGGTGCAAccaatcaaaccccaccccctcaaacggagggaaaactgcaaagtaaagcaggttgtgacaaacttgctgtaagcacactagcacaccaaactttgctgtttagcacccaagacagaaaaaaaaacctttacaaaataaaaccacagtagttaaatataaaccttaatataaaatagcagttattaaatacttatccttttcagatgatttgtttgctttaagttgctttatccAGTCAGCAGactgattcaaacagactcactggagtgccaggggttctatttatacagtctgttcaggtgcaactaatcaaaccccaccccctcaaacggagggaaaactgcaaagtaaagcaggttgtgacaaacttgctgtaagcacactagcacaccaaactttgctgtttagcacccaagacagaaaaaaaaacctttacaaaataaaaccacagtagttaaatataaaccttaatataaaatagcagttaataaatacttatccttttcagatgatttgttttctttaagtTGCTTTATCCAGTCAGCAGACTGATTCAAACACTGTGGTGAGTTGAGTCTGTTCATACAGAACAGCCTATTTGGGGTTAAGTGGAGTCTATGTAGGATCTTGAACTGAATCAGTCTATCTCTGGTTGAGGCAAGGTAGTCATAGACCCAGGGGTAACTGAGGCAACAGGAGAGGTGATGCTAGGTGGCAAACTTTGAGTGCTGCCATCCACGCTTTGTATGAGGTGAT
This Xenopus laevis strain J_2021 chromosome 8S, Xenopus_laevis_v10.1, whole genome shotgun sequence DNA region includes the following protein-coding sequences:
- the LOC121397622 gene encoding LOW QUALITY PROTEIN: uncharacterized protein LOC121397622 (The sequence of the model RefSeq protein was modified relative to this genomic sequence to represent the inferred CDS: deleted 1 base in 1 codon), whose protein sequence is MPIVYDNIEWTPIHISPPPNQVNLKQCHLPGGQKEITMATEMMVEDVLAKGLNYAVTPQHIPVVELITATESAIKNNNLKNEEAEQLRLKVSAALSSARTPPSNFTTEERRALSSLSKDPNITILPADKGRCTVVLNTTDYDCKITTLLSDSNTYEPLGKDPTSGYKKKVIGCLQQLEKEKAIDRILYHRLYPREATPCLYGLPKIHKEGAPLRPIVSSINSVTYSIAKFLANILAPLVGNTVHHIQNAKEFVTKIHGVTLEAEETMVSYDVTSLFTCIPTTEAIETVRNRLQHDNTLSSITKLSPNQVCLLLDLCLNTTYFKYKNLFYRQKHGCAIGSPVSPIVANLYMEEVERRALLTFQGTTPTHWFRYVDDTWVTIRSNEVAAFTEHINSVDNNIKFTREDVHENKLAFLDCLICIQEGGNLKTEVYRKPTHTDQYLLFDSHHPLEHKLGVIRTLHHRAECVATDTESKDKEQKHLRGALKACGYPDWAFVKTAATKPNRNTNRNNRPETHSRRNIVIPYVAGVSEKLRRIFNKHHVPVFFKPSNTLRQKLVHPKDQTPKEKQSNVVYGVQCSEECTDLYIGETKQLLSKRMAQHRRENSTGQNSAVFLHLKDKGHSFEDSKVQILDKEDRWFERGVKEMIHVKVERPSLNRGGGLRHHLSATYNAVHVWAVAEHVNPHCAFAVDRVSQGCGIKLMHPTLTYHVRLKGIRLVVEKDFRVLGYWVRLYHGPVKLGDDEGPYTIYPGEQGFEEWQEAAVQMLEECPCPEGDKRISLTENLRPPASQVVKLFCKAHLKASVRDCLKALEEVYGACDNPHTLLHMFRSLYQEDGENVSTFVQWLQSKLWTLVHKNIIPIAEVDEMRRTQLMHGLQGSHPIVMELHIMGEIMGVVKEREAELEKVAVHIKKATTGSSPSARNDLRGVSGRKEDSFPQSKRVPLAKTFSAIACLDCYHCGHQGYRVYQCYPPVDSGDLHSKGGRLPRKRKGTQKSQKSVTLPGVGRQCNFNLLVNGVPTTALFDTGSQLTIIHRPFYLQHLSHLPLQTVGPVPVFGVGTGPTYMDGCVEVQLHIPGLVGDNDPPITVVAYVSPPPGGKEAAPVIVCSNVKAVEEAFLWFLQPREGTPLTVLPVSPELQEICQTFAPESVGNPWHPVEIPPGGVQSLRVYVEIVSATPGSYFLLETDPCPKWLGDSSLKERLSAQMSPN